A genomic stretch from Fuerstiella sp. includes:
- the wecB gene encoding UDP-N-acetylglucosamine 2-epimerase (non-hydrolyzing), producing MKSDVASDSVKHIAVFVGTRPEAIKMAPVIAGLVYSSKLQPIVVSTGQHREMLHQVIHQFGLRIDHEFDVMVPGQTLAGLSSRLLPEIDNFLEKRKPDFSLAQGDTTTVLMTALGSFYRSIPFGHIEAGLRTDTIRSPFPEEANRRLVTPLASVHFAPTEHSRNNLLREGLSPETIHVTGNTIIDALQMELHQQQSEIGRSLDRDLQKLCGFDPTRQKFVLVTGHRRENFGDGFDQICAAVVQLAREFPQTVFLYPVHLNPNVQKPVRKTLGTLSNVRLTDPLSYRHFVRAMSLCHMVLTDSGGIQEEAPSLGKPVLVMRDRTERPEGVRAGAVKIIGTGRRSIVAAVSQLLCDESTYQNMATATNPYGDGHAARRIIRIIETYFENDTTDC from the coding sequence TTGAAATCTGATGTGGCCTCCGACTCTGTAAAACATATTGCCGTATTCGTCGGGACTCGTCCGGAAGCCATCAAGATGGCTCCGGTCATTGCCGGCTTGGTCTATTCGAGCAAACTGCAGCCGATCGTTGTGTCAACCGGTCAGCATCGTGAAATGCTTCACCAGGTAATTCATCAGTTTGGGTTACGTATTGACCATGAGTTTGACGTGATGGTTCCCGGTCAGACACTGGCAGGACTGAGCAGTCGTTTGTTACCTGAAATCGACAATTTCCTGGAGAAACGCAAGCCCGACTTTTCACTGGCTCAGGGCGATACGACCACAGTATTGATGACTGCACTGGGAAGTTTCTATCGAAGCATCCCCTTCGGACATATTGAAGCAGGACTGCGGACGGACACCATTCGGTCGCCGTTTCCTGAGGAAGCCAATCGACGTCTGGTTACCCCGTTGGCGTCGGTCCATTTTGCTCCAACGGAACACAGCCGGAACAATCTGCTTCGTGAAGGACTATCCCCGGAAACAATCCACGTAACGGGCAACACGATTATTGACGCACTTCAAATGGAACTGCATCAGCAGCAGTCGGAAATCGGAAGGTCTCTGGATAGAGACCTCCAGAAGTTGTGCGGATTCGATCCAACCCGACAAAAATTTGTGTTGGTTACCGGGCACCGCCGAGAAAATTTTGGTGACGGATTCGATCAGATCTGTGCTGCCGTAGTTCAACTCGCACGTGAATTTCCACAGACCGTTTTTTTGTATCCTGTGCATTTAAACCCAAATGTACAAAAGCCGGTCCGTAAGACTCTGGGAACACTCTCCAATGTACGGCTCACCGATCCGTTAAGCTACCGTCACTTTGTGCGTGCAATGTCATTGTGTCATATGGTTTTGACAGACTCTGGCGGGATTCAGGAAGAAGCCCCCTCTCTTGGTAAACCGGTACTTGTCATGCGGGACCGTACCGAACGTCCTGAAGGGGTCCGGGCAGGGGCCGTAAAGATAATCGGAACAGGCCGTCGATCGATTGTGGCTGCTGTGAGTCAGTTGCTGTGCGATGAGTCCACCTATCAAAACATGGCCACTGCGACAAATCCCTATGGTGACGGACACGCCGCGCGTCGCATTATACGAATCATCGAAACCTATTTTGAGAACGATACTACGGATTGCTGA
- a CDS encoding FkbM family methyltransferase, whose translation MLIPETWLKRVLRTGKLRLTARRWKISRRNEVQKTPLTDGIAFEPEVKFIRELVPRNRPFFDVGANNGIYSLMVEDLVGRGNLFLFEPLPELVELLKARFGRRAVFSFALSDRESQEEIRIPVIGGLRYDTRASLEPSVMESGQTAVQVTEVSLQTLDGFVRAAGIQDVGFIKIDVEGHEMSVLKGAQHTLAKMQPLLLIEIEQRHHKQPIDSIFRQVCDLGYQGFFFDPAAGGLRNIREFNTSQMQAVEDLNSGRVLRYINNFIFVPEHHSEKLCRQVSAWTSRLF comes from the coding sequence TTGCTGATTCCTGAAACGTGGCTGAAGAGAGTTCTGCGAACTGGAAAACTTCGTCTGACGGCCCGTCGCTGGAAAATCAGTCGACGTAATGAAGTTCAGAAAACACCATTGACAGACGGAATCGCCTTCGAGCCTGAAGTCAAGTTCATCCGTGAGCTTGTACCTCGAAATAGACCGTTCTTCGATGTTGGTGCGAACAACGGAATCTATTCTCTGATGGTCGAAGATCTGGTAGGGCGGGGCAATCTCTTTTTGTTTGAGCCCCTGCCTGAGCTTGTGGAATTATTGAAAGCCAGATTCGGACGACGTGCGGTTTTCAGCTTTGCGCTGTCCGACAGGGAGTCGCAGGAGGAGATTCGCATCCCTGTGATTGGAGGACTTAGATACGACACACGAGCATCGCTTGAACCTTCTGTAATGGAGTCCGGCCAAACGGCTGTCCAGGTGACCGAAGTGTCCTTGCAAACTCTGGACGGCTTTGTTCGCGCAGCGGGAATCCAGGACGTCGGATTCATCAAGATTGATGTTGAGGGACATGAGATGTCTGTCCTCAAAGGCGCACAACACACACTGGCGAAGATGCAGCCGCTGCTGCTAATCGAAATCGAACAGCGGCATCATAAGCAGCCGATTGATTCCATTTTCAGACAGGTTTGCGATCTGGGCTATCAAGGTTTCTTTTTTGACCCGGCTGCCGGGGGCCTTCGTAACATCAGAGAGTTTAATACATCACAGATGCAGGCTGTTGAAGATCTGAATTCCGGCAGAGTTCTGAGGTACATCAACAATTTCATCTTCGTTCCGGAACATCACTCCGAAAAACTCTGCAGACAGGTGAGTGCATGGACGAGTCGTCTGTTTTGA